In the genome of Metabacillus litoralis, the window AATAGTAGTTGCTACAGGACCTTTTCAAACACCGAAAATACCTGAAATCTCTCAAAATCTAGATAAGAGCATTAAACAACTTCACTCATCTCAATATAAAAATAGTAATCAACTACAGGATGGGGCTGTTTTAGTGATTGGGGGAGGTAACTCTGGGACACAAATAGCCGTTGAATTATCGAAAACAAAAGAAGTATATTTATCTATTAGTCAAAAGCTGAAATTCTTACCGTTAACTTTTGCCTCTAAAAGTATATTTTGGTGGTTTGATAAATTAGGTATATTACATGCAAACCGTGACTCTTTTATAGCTAAAAAGCTTCAGCAGCAGGGTGATCCTGTTTTTGGGTATGAGTTAAAAGAATCAATTCAAAAAGGGAATGTAAGCTTAAAGCCTAGAACAAGAAATGCTGAACATTCGACCATATACTTTGAAGATGGAGATACTATAAAGGTGAAAAACATCATATGGGCAACAGGCTTTTGCTTAGATTATCAATGGATTAAAATAAAGGAAGCTTTTGATATGCAAGGAAATCCAAAGCATAAAAGAGGTGTTACTAGTGTTAGTGGATTGTATTTCTTAGGACTTCCATGGCAGCATAGAAGAGGATCAGCCCTATTGCTTGGGGTTGGAAATGATGCAAAATATCTATTTCAACAAATTATTGAAAACTTTGAGAAAAGTGTGTAGGAAGGGGACAGGGGAATGTTGTTGGTTAGCTCTTGTTTAGCCGGAATGGAAGTAAGATACAATGGAACACACAGCCTAGTTGAAGAAATAAGGGAATTAGTAAAAGAAAATAAAGCTGTAGCGGTGTGTCCGGAATTACTCGGTGGCTTCACCACACCTAGAGAGCCAGCAGAAATTGTTGGAGGAAATGGAGAAAATGTTTTAGATGGTTATGCTAGAGTTATAGAAAGTTCAGGAAACGATGTAACAGATTTGTACATAAAAGGGGCATATTCTACACTTGAAAAAGCCAAAAAGATGAAAGCTAAGGCAGTGATATTAAAAGATTATAGTCCTTCATGCGGCAGTTCGATGATTTATAATGGAGAATTTAAGGGAAATAAAATAATAGGAAACGGAGTAACAGCCGCTTTACTAGAGAGAAACGGGATAAAGGTGTTTTCTGAAAACAATCTGCCTAACGATATAAGTAAACTTTTATAAAAGTTTACTTATATCAGGATTATGCTATAGATATAAAAATGAATACAAAACAACGAGTTTACTTGTTACAAACACATCAAATTCATGAAAAATTTCTATTTGACATGAAACGCGTTTCATCATTTAAACTCCTTACAAATAGGTTTTTTCTAAGCTTTAATTGTTGTTTTTGCTCTAAATAAAGGAAGAATTCAACAATTAGTTTTTACTTAAAAAGTAAAAGTGAGGAGACTAATGATGTGGGTATTAGTATTGCTTTGTTTTATCATTTATACTGGAGCTTATTTCTGTATAAAGGCTTCAGGACAGTCACCAAAAATAAAAACACTAAAAACATTTGATGATTTCTTTATCGATTCGAAAAAGAAAATGTAAAGCACTTTCATTAAACTTATGGAATGATTACGAGGCTCAATGTGCACTTGCTAACGGGGTGATTTTATGACAAATATAAAAGATTTAGCTAGGATGGCTGGCGTATCCGTAACTACTGTTTCTCGTGTTTTAAATAACCATCCATATGTTAGTGAACAAAAAAAGGTGGCTGTTTTAAGAGCTATAGAAGAAAGTAACTATCACAAAAATATAAATGCGGTTCATTTAAGCAAAGGTAAAACTCAACTAATAGGTGTTGTTCTTCCATATACTGACCATTCTTACTTTGGTCAGTTGTTAAAGGGAATAGCTAAACAAGCGTTAGAACACAACTATAAATTGGTCTTATTTCAGACAGACTACATTGAGAGCCGTGAATTGGAAGCTCTGTATATGTTAAAGCATAAACAAATCGACTCTCTCATTATTTGTTCGAGAACTAGTAATTGGTCGATTATTGAGGAACATTTGGTTTATGGTACAATTACGTTATGCGAAAATATGATAAATAAAAAAGTGTCTACTACTTTTGTTAATCATTATGAGGTCTTCTTTGATGCACTAGAATATCTTTATAGTAAGGGTCATAGTAAAATCGGTTACACTATTGGCAGAAAATCAGGAACCAACAGTCAAAATCGTGAACGTGCGTATAGAGATTTTCATAAAAAATATAATTTACCTTACAATTCTTATTATATAATGGATGAATGCCTGTACTTTGAAGACGGGGAAAAAGTAGTAAAGCAACTAAATGATATGGATACACCACCAACTGCATTATTGATAACGAGTGACCAGGTTGCGGCTGGGGTTGTAACATGCTGCCAAAAACACAATATCTCAATACCAGATCAACTATCAATTATCGGGTTTGACAACGAACCAATTGCTAAAATGATGAATATTACATCAATAGAAATTCCTCTCGAGGAAATGGGGAAAAATCTCTTCCTTCAAGCTATTAACGATCAGGTGTCGAACAAGGAAATATCGGTAAAGTTAATTCAGAGAAAAACAGTTTGATTTGATAGGAATATGATTAGAAAGTAGGAATAATGATGACCACTAAAAGTTTAATTTTTTTTGATATAGACGGGACTTTACTTACTCATGATAAAGAATTACCTCTTTCAACTAAAGAAGCTATTTTTAAACTAAAAGATGAAGGCCATATTGTTGCGATCGCAACTGGTCGAGCTCCTTTTATGTTTGAAGATTTACGTGAAGAATTAAATATAAATACATATGTTAGCTATAATGGTCAATTTGTCGTTTTAGATGGCGAAGTGCTTTTTACAAATCCTTTAAAGATTTCATCACTTGAAAAATTAACAGAAAACGCTCTTCTGAACGATCATCCTGTTGTCTTTATGGATCATGAGGATATGAAAGCAAATGTTTCCGAACACCGCTATATTAACGAAAGCATTCAATCATTAAAGATCAAACAATTTCCTACACATGATCCGCACTACTATAAAGGTCGTGAGTTGTATCAAACGCTTTTATTCTGTCCAGAAGGAGAGGAAAAGCAATACGAGCTAAATTATCAGGATTTTGACTTTGTAAGATGGCATCCCTTTTCAGTGGATGTTGTCCCGAGTGGCGGGTCAAAGGCAATTGGAATTAAGAAAATTGTTGAGAAGCTTGGGTTTTCGGAAGAACATCAATATGCTTTTGGCGATGGTTTAAATGACATTGAAATGCTTTCAACGATCAAAAATAGTGTTGCAATGGGAAATGCAGAAAATCAGGTGAAGGAAGTCGCAAAATACGTAACAAAATCAGTTGAGGAAAATGGTATACTTCATGGACTTCAACAGGTAGGGCTTTTATAATTTTTATATAGGATAGAAAACAGGCGCTTAAATATTCAGAGCGCCTATTTGGTTTCTACTATTTAAATGAGT includes:
- a CDS encoding Cof-type HAD-IIB family hydrolase; its protein translation is MTTKSLIFFDIDGTLLTHDKELPLSTKEAIFKLKDEGHIVAIATGRAPFMFEDLREELNINTYVSYNGQFVVLDGEVLFTNPLKISSLEKLTENALLNDHPVVFMDHEDMKANVSEHRYINESIQSLKIKQFPTHDPHYYKGRELYQTLLFCPEGEEKQYELNYQDFDFVRWHPFSVDVVPSGGSKAIGIKKIVEKLGFSEEHQYAFGDGLNDIEMLSTIKNSVAMGNAENQVKEVAKYVTKSVEENGILHGLQQVGLL
- a CDS encoding DUF523 domain-containing protein, whose translation is MLLVSSCLAGMEVRYNGTHSLVEEIRELVKENKAVAVCPELLGGFTTPREPAEIVGGNGENVLDGYARVIESSGNDVTDLYIKGAYSTLEKAKKMKAKAVILKDYSPSCGSSMIYNGEFKGNKIIGNGVTAALLERNGIKVFSENNLPNDISKLL
- a CDS encoding LacI family DNA-binding transcriptional regulator; the protein is MTNIKDLARMAGVSVTTVSRVLNNHPYVSEQKKVAVLRAIEESNYHKNINAVHLSKGKTQLIGVVLPYTDHSYFGQLLKGIAKQALEHNYKLVLFQTDYIESRELEALYMLKHKQIDSLIICSRTSNWSIIEEHLVYGTITLCENMINKKVSTTFVNHYEVFFDALEYLYSKGHSKIGYTIGRKSGTNSQNRERAYRDFHKKYNLPYNSYYIMDECLYFEDGEKVVKQLNDMDTPPTALLITSDQVAAGVVTCCQKHNISIPDQLSIIGFDNEPIAKMMNITSIEIPLEEMGKNLFLQAINDQVSNKEISVKLIQRKTV
- a CDS encoding flavin-containing monooxygenase; amino-acid sequence: MTMMYDVLIIGAGQAGLSMGYFLKQSHLSFLIIDKEQEIGDVWRKRYDSLVLFTPKRYSSLPGLMMEGNVDELPKRDEVVEYLKKYATTYSLPIKHGTEVISVEKTKNIFHVVTNRGELLAKQIVVATGPFQTPKIPEISQNLDKSIKQLHSSQYKNSNQLQDGAVLVIGGGNSGTQIAVELSKTKEVYLSISQKLKFLPLTFASKSIFWWFDKLGILHANRDSFIAKKLQQQGDPVFGYELKESIQKGNVSLKPRTRNAEHSTIYFEDGDTIKVKNIIWATGFCLDYQWIKIKEAFDMQGNPKHKRGVTSVSGLYFLGLPWQHRRGSALLLGVGNDAKYLFQQIIENFEKSV